The sequence ACGTCGTTATCCTTCATTTTCCATCTTTCACAACACCACACAAACAACCACCTTTGACTCTTTTATTATTTGATACTCCTCAAACCCGATTAGTTATTGTTTATTTTCGGTTACGATCAATTCAAGACTTATACACATCACAACCATCTTCGTGATTGTACAACATTTTCACAACTTAACCATCAAACACCACTCAACCGACATCACCTTCATCAAAGCTCATGGCaaccatcatcttcaatcatcatctcACTTGATTGTGTTACTACTACTCTCCTGTCCAAACGCCACCATAACCAAATAACTTTGATTATCAAAGTTCTATTGACTGCTCTTCGACTTCTAAACCCATGAAGATCGGTCACTACCTTGTACTCCATCACCTCCGTAAACCATAAACCGCCACTCACAAACATCACTACTACCATGGACAACCACCACAACCTTCTTTATTTCGACACCTATCAACCAACCATCAAACCTGCATcataactagggatggcaatggatcggatatggatcgggtgatgccgtatccatatccatatccattaagtttttgttcatccatatccatatccatttaattttaggtcatccatccatatccatatccaatggatttagctggttaatggatatccaatggatgttataaaaatgttataatattttttaatatttgattaaaataaaaatgtagtatagaaaaaataaatatgacatgacataattaaaatctatccATGAGAATGTGTAATCTTTTTCGAAAATATAACAAAACTTTTTAGTTTTACTAtaaaacatagattatgaaaaattaaatataaaatttgtaagtttattttattagacatacgtgttttattataatatattatagttatttcattatggATTGAAAGAAAAATGTAAATTTAACGGTAATTaaacttgtaatagtaaatatgtacgtatatatctatatttatatatttgtatatgtatttcgggtggtaatggatatatctgtGGATGAAacctttcatccatatccatatccacatCCGttaaggttcatccatatccattacgAAGCGGGTGAATCGGGTGGATATCCATCTGATCGGgtgaccattgccatccctaatcgtAACTACCACGGTTTCCTGTCTCTATTTCGAACAACAAAGAACACCATCCAATTCAGGTAACTCACTACTACTGCTGCGTTTTCTTTCTGTTTTGGATCGAGCAACATAGACCATCGAAAATGTTTTCTGTTTCTAGTCGACTAACAAAACCCATTTTCATCCAATCACCATCACCACTATTGCATCACCTCTTTCATCACCTCAAACCAggtatatggcatacttgcgagtatgtggggggatattctatatgcattaaagttaatgtcgattaccaggtgttcatcatacgaatgaattttatacacttgcgagtgttttGAAaccgaaaatgaaatcttgtggtctattgaaattattgaaatgattgtttatgataaacctatgaactcaccaaccttatggttgacacttttaagcatgtttattctcaaatatgaaagaaatcttccgctgtgcatttgctcattttaaagatattacttggagtcgttcatggcatatttaggacagtacctcgcaatgggaccaaatattgatgacttcgtccaggtggattaggacgggtctctacatgaagaaccctaattttaaTAATATCATGTTTAATAATATCATACTTTTGACGTACAAAATTGGGGTTTTTTAGAAACAGGCCTGAAAAGAAGACAATAGTTGCCTCTAGAACTTCAAGTGAATTGCGAATATATATCCTTTggttttttcttcttcatcttcaaattcaTAATCTGTATTTGGCGTTGCTTCATCAGTTTAGAAAGGGAAAATATAAAAGGTTAGATTATTTAAATCAAACATTAACACTTTAACACTATATATATACAGaccctaatatctatatatatacagacCCTAATATCTTGAGTAATGTAATATCAATACTCGATCATCACCCATCACCATCTGATGTTTAAAACCTAAAACTCACAATTCAATCAGACATTTTAACTGAAATCATCGATTTATAGTTTGACAGGAAGAGAGTTTaaaatcaaaattgcaaaccgatctgAAATCTGGTTCATTGGGATTCATTTATGGTTATTGACGATGGATTGAAATACACAATCCGCTCCGAATTGATTCGATTTCATAGTTGGATCGTTGGATAATTTTATGGTGGGAGAAAGAAGTTCCGGTGAATCGGTGATTCAGGAATAACTGAAGATGAGTGGATTAGGGTTTTGTTTTTTCTAGTGTCGTGAATGAATGAATGTTCATTAACCCCTTCTTTGTTAATTTACTCCGTGTATTTTAGAATTAAAGGGTATTTTAGAGATAGAGTGTATCTAAagtgatttattagctaatatttttaGTGGATGATTAAGAACCGTTGGATTAAGGGATAGTATAACGTAATTTTTTAATCTAATGGTAATTAAGGGAGTTTTGAAAATATTTATTAGCTAATCAAGActctctttttaatatatatatatatatatatatatatatatatatatatatatatatatatatatatatatatatagattatctaaaataaaaaattaaggtaataatgttactttttaataaaattagttttatattttatatatataaacaaaaactatatataaatataaatttggaTATAAGGATCCATTATCATTCTTTGCAAGCTCTAAACGAATTTCGTCCGAACAACATCCGGTTACTAAATCACGTCAAAAGTTGTAGTTTTGTTTTTCAAAAGCTTTGTAAGCAAGTAACACGTGTTACAATCACCGTTCGCACGTGTCAACCTCTCTTCCTTGTTCAAACCCTGCAAAACCCTAGTCCATCTCAAACACCAACATTTATCAATAATGGCCATTCTCAGATCACTAAGAAAACTTGCTCAAAAAGCAACCACCAAACGACCTTTTTTCATCTCATCAACTCCCAATCCAACGTCGTTACGATCACTACGTTCTTCAATTTCCCTTTCTCGATCTTCTTTTTTTatctcaaaccctaaccctaattcatTCACTGGCCCACTTTTTCTAGCTTATCCTCCATGGAAGCTTCTACAATCAGCTACACCTTTGTACTTTCAATCCGATGTCGTTTCGATTCCTAGAGTACGGCCCATTGATTTGCTTCGAGAACGAAAGCTTCCGATCAATTTAGGGTTAAGGTTAGGCTTGGAGAAAGTAAATTCCGATGCGAATGTGAGGGAAGTGAAGAATTCAGAGAATGTTGTGACACGTGGCAATGGTGGATTGATGGATAGTTTTGTTAATTGGCCTAATTTCATTTCACTCAGTAGATTGGTTTCCGGCCCTGTTCTTGGATGGTATAACCTTCTAACTTTAAACTTTTTTCTATAATtctgtatatatagatatagatatatcttGAAATATTGTAGAAAATGGTAAAAATGGACACAAATTTACCTAGTTAACTACTTAAGTTATGATTCAGTTTTTTAAGCTACAAGTTTCCTTTATGCCAATGGTAGAGTTATAAACACAAGGTGCTTGTACTTAGAAGGTTTTAGAAAGGTCTATAATTGTACAAAGAAGAGTATTGAGTTTTGGATTATTCATACAGACTATAAAGAGATAATTCGTCGGACACGGTTGGCATTGATTATGAAAACGTCTTGTATGCATTCACGAGTTGGTATAGCGACAGTTTTGCATATAATCTACTATGTAAGCAATAAATTATATAATGAGTTTTCTGGGTTATACTTAAAATGTAACTTATGTGATGCAGGATGATAATGCAGGATATGTATCTTCCTGCATTTATTGGGCTTGCTGTTTCTGGGGCAACAGACTGGGTATGCATCTTTAGATTATTGCATGTCTGGTAAAGAGCATATCTAAATTTTTATTGTGGATCTTGTTTATTCCGTACAGTTGGATGGATATGTGGCCAGGAAAATGGGAATAAATTCAGTGGTTGGTTCGTACCTTGATCCGCTGGCTGACAAAGTAAGTGCACTTGGTTAGTTCTTTCGAGATATGGTAAATCGTGGTTGTTTGTGATAAACAGTTGTAGTTTTTATATTCTAGTGCATGCAGAGTTTCGTTATGCAGGATTTGTTGATTAAATTATGCATATAGAACTTATGGAAACTTGTTAATACAGGTCCTGATTGGATGTGTTGCGGTTGCCATGGTTGAAAGGAGTCTATTGCACCGTAAGTATGGTTTCAGACTTCTCTCTTTCTTTGTTGCAGTTCAAGTAGAGGATCCCATTTATACATACAATCTATCCGGGTTACATTCGATTGCTTAATGGGTCATATGGGTGAAGGTAACAAActtaggggggggggggggggggggtgggaaTTAGTAGCACTTCGAAGTGACACATGGTATTACATGCTAATAACCTCTTCAATTGCTATATTTGAAAAGTTGCTGCTATGTTTTTTTACTAGCTATGTTAATATCAATTATGTTAccgttctttaaataaataaattgccCATTGGTGTGTCAACCCAACTTAATCCTTCTCCACTTGTTCTAAATATATATTTGTGTCGGCTTGTTATCTGACCTCCATATCTTACGACTTGTAATTAGAGGTTAAGAATAACTTGCTGTGGAACATTAGTTTGTTAATTACTTAGAGAACATTTTTGTATCCCGTCTCAAATATTGTGTACTTTCTTCATTTTATAATTAAGAGGATGCAACCGTGTTCACAATGATCATAATAACTTTAATTTCAAGAAGGCCATCTTATGCTCAAAGAGTCAAAGTAGTAAAAGTTCAAAAAATACATGACTTAGTTTATGCTTATTAGTTAGGGCTCTAGTTTGTAATCTGAAGTAATTGTTCATATACACATGTAAACACTATGATACTATATTTTACACTAGCACTCCAGCAGACAGTGACATTTTGGTTCATTTCTATTTTTTTTTGCAGCGGGACTGGTTGCGCTTGTTGTTATGAGAGATGTTGCTTTAGTTGGTGGTGCAGTGTATATGAGGGCTAACCACTTAGGTTCAAAGGTGGGTTTCTGAGTGACCTGAAAAATTTATTGGTTCAGTTCTTTGTATTTATTGCCGTTTTTGTGTTCGTTTATTTCAACAGTCAAGGAGTTGGTCAGAGTTCTTTAACCTTGATGGGATCAGCCCTCAGAAAGTTGAGCCTTTAATGATCAGTAAGGTAAACATTATGTTGTAATTTATGCTTTGCTCACTTGTTATCTATCTTGAACCTGGAACGTTCTATAAAATACACTCAGGATCTTAAGTCTCAAATTATGGTAGAATCTTAAGCCTTTTGTTTTATCGGATATAACTTGTTGTTCACTAATCGTGGAATTCATTATTTATATACTTTTACAGAAACCCATATCCCCAAAAAATGTCTGATTAGTTGTTCAATACTTAAATCCATCAAGTGATCTTCCAGTAGAAAAATTGAAGAAATATTTGGGCATAATTATGATTTTCTCAATTGGTATATTGTCTTAGGTCAATACATGCTTGCAACTAGCGTTGGTCGCGGGGGCTCTTCTGCAGCCTGAGTTTGGTACTCTGGGGACCGAATCATACATCACATACCTAAGGTACTTTCTACTCGACTCCGTTAATTAAGTTTTGAATTCAATTTTTAACTTTTTTATATTGGTTTGATGCAGCTGGTTAGTGGCGTCAACAACAGTGGCTTCAACTGTAGCTTATGGTAGACAACATTTGAAGAGATCTTTTTTCGTTCAAAAGAAAGTCTAATCTGAACTTGTAAATGGTAGATGAGTTTTTGCACTAATCAACCGAGCCTAAGCTCAGTACAACAGTTGTAGCATCTATATTGACATACGTTTGAAATAGGTAGAATTAGTTGTCAATTACATTTGTAATCTTTCTCGACAAGGTTATTGACAAAGAAAATATAGTATTCTAGAAATCAAGTTTTGATCATGCTTTCGGAGCTTGCGTTTGTTTATTGATATTTCGATTACGTTTCTAGCAAGCTAGTGCTCTGGATTGCCATGGCATAATCGAAACCACAAATATACGGAACGTGACCTCTAAGGATAAAATGAAATACTGCTCCGAAATTGTGATTGGGGTATTAAAGAAATGTGTACGGCTTGACTGAGTTTATATAGGATAGGATCTGATTAAAATGTATACGATAAGAATGTTCGTCAAGAGCCTAAATACCATTTATAGGAGGTAATAAAACGTGAAGATTTATGTTAAATAGAAGTTAGTATGGCCTAAATACCATTTATAGGAGGTAATAAAACGTGAAGATTTATGTTAAATAGAAGTTGGTATGGTTAGGAACATAATGTCAATTCTGTGAACAGGATTATCAAAAATTGAAGGGGGTTTAAGGGATTTGAACCCGACGTGAATCGAACACGCAACCTTCTGATCTGGAGTCAGACGCGCTACCATTGCGCCACGGATCCCCTCTGCTTATATCTcttattcttttattttatatatacaataACAGTAAATATTAATAACCAATaaacaattaaataaaaaataagatGTGAAGGAATCTTGTTTATAATACTAATAGGTTTTTAAAAGATGTAAAACTCTCAAATAAGTTTGTTTATCCGATTTTAGGTTTTTGTTGATGATTATCACGCTGCTTGCTGACATTAACAAATTATATTTTGAAAAGATAATTTACATTTTGAAATGGCAAGTAGAAGCAATTCAGATTACATTTTGAAAAAAGACAAATAGAAGCAATTTAGATTCAACATAACCCACTTGTGCTGGTTGTGATAATCGATCTCCAAAAGCTAATATCGATAAACTATCGTTATTGGCTAAGTATTAACTGAAAGGGTTAAAGCTACGAATAAGTCATATGCCTTCACTTTTGTTCTCATTTAATCTATATATCCAAAAATACTATTGTAGACTATAAACTTATTATTTATGTGTTAGAGCACTAGGAGTCGttcggtgttaaatctcagtgttaaatttaacactgaggcCAAAACAGGGGAAATGGTTCaatgttaaatctcagtgttaaatcattatttaattacttttttaatacttttaataatattatttaggttaattatatattaaaaatataaaaacaaatgcaatactaaatttcattaattaaaaaattacattaagttaaaaaaaaaaaaaacaatacttAATAAAAAAACACacttattaaaaaaaaatacattacTTAATAAAAAACACAATACTTAATCCGACTCCGTCTCTGACTCCGACGTCTCACGATTAGCCCATACATGTTCAACCAAATCCGATCGTAGGCCCTCATGCACTTTCCTATCTCGTAATTCTTTCGTCCTCCTCCTGTAAGTTTCGCACATCTCGATCCAAGTTGTTTGCATATTATGAACGGGTTCGTAAACCCAATCATTTTTTGTTAGAGCAAAACCATTATCTTCAACAATTATGTTGTGTAAGATAATGCACGTATACATCATTTGTTTCATTACATTGACGCTATATGCCCTTGCTGGTTGTTGTAGTATATGCCAACGCCCCTGTAAAATACCAAAAGTCCTCTCAACATCCTTGCGTGCCGCTGCTTGTTTCTTCGAAAAGTACTTACGTTTTTCATCATTTGCACTTGAAAACGCCTTAACAAATGATGCCCACCCGGGATATATACCGCCCGCTAGATAATATCCTCTTTTGTACTCAACCCCATTTACAGTAAAAGGAATATCTTCTGTTTCTTCATTAAGCATTGAGTTGAAGAGATTACTAGCGTTCAAGACGTTTAAGTCGTTGTTTGAACCCGCAACTGTCATActccgtcctaatccgtctggacgaagtcaccaacatctggttccattgcgatgatcgactccaaataatgtccttaaattgagcaaaatgcacagcggaagatttctttcatacctgagaatacacatgctttcaagtgtcaaccaaaaagttggtgagttcataagtttatcataaaacaataaaattcatcattttgatagaccacaaaatttaaatactgcatgatacaaatgagcccgaatcctataaccacctgtaatgtacatgctatatcttttaaatacagtacatctttctcgtgtacgaaaccattttcataaatcatagtaaccgtacacatatcttgtgcacaaaaataacatacacataacctgtgtataaaatcattctctcgatatataacattcacatcaactggtggcaattatcatgtccacataattcaagggtggcaattatcatgtccacataattcaatggtggcaattatcatgtccacataattcaatagtggcaattatcatgtccacataattcaataataatccgcagaacttctgtctgcataataattcattcgaggaatgttttgcttgtgtctatctcgtcaaacatttataaaagcatttcatgtattcgcagtccaaaatatatttcaaaagcatttaataaagcagttgtaaaaacagcgcatgtattctcagtcccaaaaatataaagagtaaaagggagcaaatgaaactcaccatactgtattttgtagtaaaaatacatatgactacattaaataagtgtagggttggcctaggattcacgaacctatatcagttatatatatattaacacatatgattgtaatcgaataatttatatattattagtgatataactgctattttaataatttatgtgtttcattattgatttaaatttatttattttatatactttaaataatttataaaatattagtatagttttattaagtatatttttatataagtaacttttattgtaataataataataatattaatagtaatattgataataataataataataataataataataataataataataataataataataataataataataataataataataatatggtttttataaaaaaaataataatgatactagtaacaatggtaataataaaaataataatattaatgttaaaaataataataatagtgataataaaataataatgatcaaaataatagtaataatgataataaaaataatgataataatatttaagatgatacttttaataataatgataattctaaatataataataatttttaatatataatcatatcatatttatatatataataaacgtacTTAAATTatctattaatattaatgattagattgagtacatatacatatacatatacatatatgtatatatatcaatgagtatatatatataaatctttatgTATAAGTGTTATTATAATCCTTACCATTATAACTACATAATATAAGTTTTAgccataaatatgtatatatatatatatatatatatatatatatatatatatataaatatgattattagttTTCTTTAAAATCTACGTTTTATAGATAACGTTTTATTAGTCCTTGTTtaagttatatgtatatacatattagtTCATACACCTACAacttatataacataataattataatcatagtaGTTATAATATAATGGTAATAAACTTATGAAGCTTAGGTTGCAATTTATACCATCGGTTTGAACGAACGAGACGATCGAGTGGAAATTGTGCTAGAAAGGAAAACAAGATCCGAATGTGTTTCGATTTCTCAGTGTTACTCGAATAGATCCCACGAAAACTGTTGGGTATTCTTGATAAGGCCCAACATATTTAATATATTTGAAACCCAAATTCATTAGTCCATTAAAATGACCCATCTATTTGATTAATTTGGATCCAAAAGCCGATCACTTAACACTTAATGGGTTGTGGTCTATTTCAGTCGACATACACAACACACAGATATGTTTTGGTCGTCCATCAGTCATCAAGGTTTCATCCTCTTCTTCGTGGGTCGATCAAGAATAGAAAAGGTACAGCAGAAGTAGCAACCAATCGATCACCATTAATCAAATCATTATGATTGTAACTATCGATCTCTTTCTGTTTCATCTCATCatcatcgatatctatcttctaatCTCACTTAACATCATCATCGTCTATATCGTCCTAATCATCATCAAAATCTTACATCACCATCACCGTTATCATTACTTTAACTATCATCatcgattatcattattattgtacagtttcatcatcaccatcatcattcttgttgtagtcTAACCGAAAAGAAAAGAGAATGGATCACGACCCAATATGCACATATGGCAGCCTAACTTAAAATGGCTAATTCTATACGGCTCACACATAGTAACCAAGGTCCAATTTGTTTGTTTCATTGGATTCAACCAATTAGTTCACTAACCTAAGTCAAAAGGAATttggtttatttatataaaaaaataaaagagcaAATGATTTGCAGCAGCCTGTCGACCACTATAGCAACAACAATCATTATCTATTCTTCGTGAATTAAACCATAACATAAACGAAAGTTGCAGTTGTAATTACTTTTGAACAGAAAGGTTAGCAGTTGTAGGTTTCATTCTTGGTGGGTTTCAAGAGAAAAATAGAAGATGGTGGTTGTACATGGTGGTTGGAAGTGGTGGGGTGATCTTTCACGATGAAAATAAGAAGGAGAAGAAGGGTGCTCGAAAGTGGTGTTGAGTCGTGATCGAGCAGGTGTGTTTTGGGTCTGATCGAAATAGAGAAGTTAGTAGATTTGGCTCGATCATAAGATTGGTTCTCATGACAGAAAGTTG comes from Rutidosis leptorrhynchoides isolate AG116_Rl617_1_P2 chromosome 4, CSIRO_AGI_Rlap_v1, whole genome shotgun sequence and encodes:
- the LOC139843500 gene encoding cardiolipin synthase (CMP-forming); protein product: MAILRSLRKLAQKATTKRPFFISSTPNPTSLRSLRSSISLSRSSFFISNPNPNSFTGPLFLAYPPWKLLQSATPLYFQSDVVSIPRVRPIDLLRERKLPINLGLRLGLEKVNSDANVREVKNSENVVTRGNGGLMDSFVNWPNFISLSRLVSGPVLGWMIMQDMYLPAFIGLAVSGATDWLDGYVARKMGINSVVGSYLDPLADKVLIGCVAVAMVERSLLHPGLVALVVMRDVALVGGAVYMRANHLGSKSRSWSEFFNLDGISPQKVEPLMISKVNTCLQLALVAGALLQPEFGTLGTESYITYLSWLVASTTVASTVAYGRQHLKRSFFVQKKV
- the LOC139841583 gene encoding uncharacterized protein, which translates into the protein MTVAGSNNDLNVLNASNLFNSMLNEETEDIPFTVNGVEYKRGYYLAGGIYPGWASFVKAFSSANDEKRKYFSKKQAAARKDVERTFGILQGRWHILQQPARAYSVNVMKQMMYTCIILHNIIVEDNGFALTKNDWVYEPVHNMQTTWIEMCETYRRRTKELRDRKVHEGLRSDLVEHVWANRETSESETESD